One Cryptomeria japonica chromosome 9, Sugi_1.0, whole genome shotgun sequence genomic window carries:
- the LOC131040961 gene encoding profilin, which translates to MSWQAYVDDHLMCDLGRGNRLSAAAIIGHDGSVWAQSDTFPAIKPEEVTGIMNDFAEPGSLAPTGLYIGGTKYMVIQGEPGAVIRGKKGSAGVTIKKTTCALIFGMYDEPVTAGECNMIVERLGDYLIDQGI; encoded by the exons ATGTCGTGGCAGGCGTATGTAGATGACCACTTGATGTGCGATCTGGGGCGGGGGAATCGCCTGTCTGCAGCTGCGATCATCGGCCACGATGGGAGCGTGTGGGCTCAGAGCGACACATTCCCAGCG ATCAAGCCCGAGGAGGTTACTGGGATAATGAATGACTTTGCGGAACCTGGGTCCCTGGCACCCACAGGACTTTACATTGGTGGAACAAAGTATATGGTTATCCAAGGCGAGCCTGGAGCCGTCATCAGAGGAAAGAAA GGATCTGCAGGTGTGACCATTAAGAAGACAACCTGTGCCCTTATCTTTGGCATGTATGATGAACCTGTTACTGCTGGTGAATGTAATATGATTGTGGAGAGGCTTGGTGACTATCTTATTGACCAGGGTATTTAA